A single Methanobrevibacter sp. DNA region contains:
- the topA gene encoding DNA topoisomerase I, producing MHEVIISEKPKSAEKIAKALSSKAKKKKHGKINYWEFEEDGKRTTVLSAVGHLYSLTSATSKDRLGFDLTWVPAYEVERNSGYIRDYVYAIKQLSRDADKFVHACDYDVEGTLIGYNVLKYACGNNAEAKASRMKFSTLTKKDIVEAYNHMIDIDPHQVDSGIARHMLDYYFGMNISSALMDTVLSTNHRRISLSAGRVQTPTLSILVDREKEIQAFVPEPYWQIKAKCDFDIVANHVEDKIFDKERAKSIFKECHGADATVTNVNVKETIRKPPIPFNLGGLQSEAHAVFGFSPKRTQIAAQNLYVGGYTSYPRTSSQKLPESLGFKEIFAGLLKDEEFKKHIADLPAKLKPNEGKKEDAAHPAIHPTGVLPSKLSADEEKIYRLIVYRFISVFSEDSKLETMKVNLKVNNEKFVFSRKRVSHEGWLKHYPFKKQEADEFPPLKKGDLLKIHKIISEEKETKPPARYNEASLIKELEKRDLGTKATRADIIAKLYDRKYIDGKKIEVKPLGVHIIDTLKQYCKNLTSEELTREFEKELDRLESDKITKEEILANGEREVRSILRDIDDNQREIGSKLFESYQESNIVGDCSCGGKLLKKYSKRNKQYFIGCSKFPTCRNTYSLPKKANILKSKCPTCGLPMISIPKKGQKGREHVCLDPNCGKEVSKRRAPEVVGKCPKCGRDLLKRSGRFGEFVGCSGFPQCRFSCQLKDLDDLGKEELEVKENNQ from the coding sequence ATGCATGAAGTGATTATTTCAGAAAAACCGAAATCTGCTGAGAAGATAGCAAAGGCTCTCTCTTCAAAGGCCAAAAAGAAAAAACATGGCAAGATCAATTATTGGGAATTTGAAGAGGATGGGAAAAGGACCACTGTACTATCTGCAGTGGGGCATCTTTACTCCTTGACATCTGCCACTTCAAAAGATAGATTGGGCTTTGACTTAACATGGGTTCCGGCATATGAAGTCGAAAGGAACAGCGGCTATATCAGGGATTATGTTTATGCAATCAAGCAGCTCTCTAGAGATGCGGATAAATTCGTTCATGCTTGCGATTACGATGTGGAAGGGACTTTAATAGGGTATAATGTTTTAAAATACGCTTGCGGAAACAATGCTGAGGCAAAGGCATCCCGTATGAAGTTTTCCACATTGACCAAAAAGGACATTGTGGAAGCATATAACCATATGATTGACATTGATCCCCATCAGGTTGACAGCGGTATTGCAAGGCATATGCTGGACTATTACTTTGGTATGAACATTTCCTCTGCATTGATGGATACAGTATTGTCCACCAATCATAGAAGAATCAGCCTGTCTGCAGGTCGTGTTCAAACACCTACCTTATCCATTTTGGTGGATAGGGAAAAGGAGATACAGGCATTCGTACCTGAACCTTATTGGCAAATCAAGGCTAAATGTGATTTTGACATTGTAGCAAATCACGTTGAGGATAAGATCTTTGATAAGGAAAGGGCTAAAAGCATATTCAAGGAATGTCATGGTGCCGATGCAACTGTAACCAATGTCAATGTCAAGGAAACCATCAGAAAACCTCCTATTCCATTCAACTTAGGTGGTTTGCAGTCTGAAGCGCATGCTGTTTTCGGATTTTCCCCTAAAAGGACTCAGATTGCAGCTCAGAATTTGTATGTTGGAGGATACACTTCCTATCCACGTACCTCATCTCAAAAGCTTCCGGAATCATTAGGATTTAAGGAGATCTTTGCAGGGCTTCTAAAGGATGAGGAATTCAAGAAGCATATTGCTGATTTGCCTGCAAAATTAAAGCCGAATGAGGGTAAGAAGGAGGATGCGGCACACCCTGCTATTCATCCGACTGGAGTATTGCCATCCAAACTGTCTGCAGATGAGGAAAAGATCTATCGATTGATCGTTTATAGATTCATAAGCGTATTTTCTGAAGATTCCAAATTGGAAACCATGAAAGTGAACTTGAAGGTAAACAATGAGAAATTCGTTTTCTCAAGAAAAAGGGTTTCCCATGAAGGATGGCTAAAGCATTATCCATTTAAGAAACAGGAAGCTGATGAATTCCCTCCACTTAAGAAAGGGGATCTCTTGAAGATTCACAAGATCATTTCAGAGGAAAAGGAAACCAAGCCTCCTGCAAGATATAATGAGGCCTCTCTCATTAAGGAATTGGAAAAAAGAGACCTTGGAACAAAGGCTACCCGTGCGGACATCATTGCCAAGTTATATGATAGGAAATACATTGACGGCAAGAAGATTGAAGTCAAGCCATTGGGAGTTCATATAATCGATACCTTGAAGCAATACTGTAAGAATTTGACCAGCGAAGAACTGACCCGTGAGTTTGAAAAGGAATTGGATAGGCTTGAATCCGATAAGATTACCAAGGAGGAAATTCTTGCAAACGGTGAAAGGGAAGTAAGGTCAATCCTTAGGGACATTGATGACAATCAAAGGGAAATCGGTTCAAAGCTTTTCGAGTCATATCAGGAATCAAATATTGTCGGTGACTGCAGCTGCGGTGGAAAACTACTTAAGAAGTATTCCAAAAGGAACAAGCAATACTTTATAGGATGTTCCAAGTTTCCTACATGCAGAAACACTTATTCCTTGCCTAAAAAGGCAAATATTCTAAAGTCCAAATGCCCTACCTGTGGTCTGCCTATGATTTCCATTCCGAAGAAAGGACAAAAGGGAAGGGAACATGTCTGTCTTGATCCGAATTGCGGTAAAGAGGTAAGCAAAAGGCGTGCTCCTGAAGTTGTCGGTAAATGTCCAAAATGTGGAAGAGACCTATTGAAACGTTCAGGCAGATTTGGCGAATTTGTCGGATGCAGCGGATTCCCTCAATGCAGATTCAGTTGCCAATTAAAGGATTTGGACGATTTGGGAAAAGAAGAATTGGAAGTTAAGGAAAATAATCAATAA